One Oryza glaberrima chromosome 11, OglaRS2, whole genome shotgun sequence genomic region harbors:
- the LOC127755733 gene encoding uncharacterized protein LOC127755733, which translates to MLAILIAGYNMDTMSDNTSHNILSQVNGSSQIVITDSKVQKLGSSANYVKYYKGTVKFGKGLRIQTKASVLAFTSCDGEAADALYVRLVAVNSPFTVKPLSYGRGIRRYREYTFLAVTPPSCLLSNYTDGFNDKTVSMKRFTEEFIKITGDIVRAIITLHCQGYWCSGLKGKHVCIYKMEKCTDAKIWSFCFAGGNEAKKSEDWVDLGKLLELAAKRNDSYTAEIEDLCKKLKNKTLRGMKVLKHSALLNVRENFENIIALNLFILVHVKNQPQVPSGDPEKDKIISELVKFMNASLQWAKAMPHWITQRSNYQAPTTETGLSFIDGLRDLFEHENEYIPEKVKQSQSEIQLVGRDPDLECQLRLNLEKIFLQAQNFVLELDIEC; encoded by the exons ATGCTCGCTATTCTTATTGCAGGATACAACATGGACACGATGTCAGATAATACAAGCCACAACATTTTGTCCCAG GTCAATGGAAGTTCTCAAATAGTCATAACAGACAGCAAGGTCCAAAAACTTGGGAGTTCAGCAAACTATGTGAAATATTATAAGGGAACTGTTAAGTTTGGTAAAGGACTTAGAATACAAACCAAAGCATCTGTGCTTGCATTTACCTCATGTGATGGAGAAGCTGCAGATGCCTTGTATGTGCGACTTGTTGCAGTTAATAGCCCATTCACAGTCAAACCATTGTCATATGGAAGAGGTATTCGAAGGTACAGGGAATACACCTTCTTAGCTGTTACACCGCCAAGTTGTTTGCTGTCTAACTACACTGATGGATTCAATGATAAAACTGTCAGTATGAAGAGATTCACTGAAGAATTCATCAAGATCACTGG GGATATTGTTCGAGCAATTATCACCCTTCATTGCCAAGGTTACTGGTGTTCTGGTTTGAAAGGGAAACACGTATGCATCTACAAAATGGAGAAGTGTACTGATGCAAAGATTTGGAGTTTTTGCTTTGCAG GGGGAAATGAGGCAAAAAAGTCTGAAGATTGGGTAGACCTTGGCAAATTGCTTGAGCTTGCAGCGAAAAGAAATGATTCGTACACTGCTGAGATTGAAGATCTGTGTAAGAAGTTAAAGAACAAAACTCTGAGAGG GATGAAAGTTCTTAAACACAGTGCATTGTTGAATGTACGAGAAAATTTTGAGAACATAATTGCCCTCAATTTATTCATCTTGGTACATGTAAAAAATCAACCACAGGTTCCATCTGGAGATCCTGAAAAGGACAAGATCATTAGCGAATTGGTGAAATTCATGAATGCTAGTTTACAATGGGCGAAGGCTATGCCTCACTGGATAACTCAAAGATCTAATTATCAAGCACCAACCACAGAAACTGGTTTATCTTTCATTGATGGACTAAGAGACCTATTTGAGCATGAAAACGAGTATATTCCAGAAAAG GTTAAACAATCCCAATCGGAAATCCAATTAGTTGGTCGGGATCCAGATCTGGAATGTCAGCTTCGTTTAAATTTGGAAAAGATTTTTCTCCAAGCTCAAAATTTTGTCCTTGAACTGGATATTGAATGTTGA